A genomic region of Colletes latitarsis isolate SP2378_abdomen chromosome 7, iyColLati1, whole genome shotgun sequence contains the following coding sequences:
- the LOC143343779 gene encoding CDK5 regulatory subunit-associated protein 3 isoform X1: MEEQNIPIDINTGKLLEWLISRRHCNKDWHTKILLIREKINNAIQDMPAHNEIAKLLSGAYINYFHCLKIIEILKETEADTKNMFGRYGSQRMKDWQEIVRAYEKDNLYLAEVAQVLIRNVNYEVPSTKKQIQKLEQIQTDLEKKEAEYKESENTARSDFNTFCNRLGISGNQIMQELSERVKVLPEIYEQIAKKTKLLEKGVEFYRDFLNYTLGIGSDCCVPMIKYVIENGNTTTYEWVYGVAPLSINEPPLNICFYDADIEKRRKEYIDNLKTVYGDTDLNGDNIVLDSDVNLDVGGEIDWGDGNVEVVPENIDWGDENVEEVVPENIDYNISLEESGIVVEAAGHDGGIANDTEAYTILDNPSTRTDFIDQLYELEAFFTFRLRELKSDDSVNFLSFNQLQLSSSILQHSTSESTQNMLDNVKVILSEILDTKVQLLHHIKHSKRHVNGIVDSIKENLCLIDKMVVLQRTMRRKREKTAEEANALRPLLQLVIQRTKELQAEIEQDISKKYKNRIVHLTGGISTL; the protein is encoded by the exons ATGGag GAGCAAAATATTCCAATTGATATAAATACTGGAAAGTTATTAGAATGGTTAATTAGCAGACGGCATTGTAATAAGGATTGGCATACAAAAATCTTACTTATTAGAGAAAAAATTAACAATGCTATACAAGATATGCCTGCACACAATGAAATTGCAAAACTGTTATCTGGTGCTT ATATAAATTACTTTCACTgtttaaaaataatagaaattttgAAGGAAACTGAAGCAGATACAAAAAATATGTTTGGGAGGTATGGATCACAGAGGATGAAAGATTGGCAAGAAATAGTACGTGCATATGAGAAAGATAATTTATATCTTGCAGAGGTTGCACAAGTACTTATAAGAAATGTTAATTATGAAGTTCCAAGTACTAAAAAGCAAATTCAAAAATTGGAGCAAATACAAACT GACTTGGAAAAAAAAGAAGCAGAATATAAAGAATCAGAAAATACAGCCAGATCAGACTTCAATACATTCTGTAATCGATTAGGTATTTCTGGCAATCAAATTATGCAAGAGCTATCAGAGAGAGTGAAAGTACTTCCAGAAATTTATGAACAGatagcgaaaaaaacgaaattattagaaaaaggTGTAGAGTTTTATCgtgattttttaaattacactTTGGGTATAGGAAGTGATTGTTGTGTTCCCATGATAAAATATGTAATTG AGAATGGAAATACTACTACATATGAATGGGTTTATGGAGTAGCCCCATTATCAATTAACGAGCCTCCTTTAAATATATGTTTTTATGACGCTGATATAGAGAAGAGGAGAAAGGAATATATTGATAATCTT AAAACTGTTTATGGTGACACTGACTTAAACGGAGATAATATAGTTTTGGACAGTGACGTTAATTTAGATGTCGGAGGTGAAATTGATTGGGGTGATGGAAATGTAGAAGTTGTAcctgaaaatatagattggggtGATGAAAATGTAGAGGAAGTTGTACCTGAAAATATAGATTATAATATTTCTTTGGAAGAATCTGGCATAGTCGTAGAAGCAGCTGGTCACGATGGTGGAATTGCGAACGACACAGAAGCGTACACAATCCTTGATAATCCATCTACCAGAACCGATTTTATCGATCAATTGTACGAG TTAGAAGCATTCTTTACATTTCGTTTACGTGAGTTGAAAAGCGACGATAGTGTTAATTTTTTAAGCTTCAATCAACTGCAGTTATCATCTTCTATTTTACAACATTCTACGTCAGAGAGCACACAAAATATGTTAGACAATGTTAAAGTTATTTTATCTGAAATTTTGGATACTAAGGTCCAATTATTACACCACATTAAACATTCTAAGAG ACACGTAAATGGTATAGTTGACtcaataaaagaaaatttatgcTTAATTGACAAAATGGTAGTTTTGCAAAGAACTATGAGACGAAAAAGGGAAAAAACTGCAGAAGAAGCTAATGCTCTTCGTCCTCTTCTACAGCTTGTTATCCAAAGGACAAAGGAATTGCAAGCAGag ATAGAACAAGATATTTCGAAGAAATATAAAAACAGAATTGTACATTTAACGGGAGGTATAAGTACTTTGTAA
- the LOC143343781 gene encoding uncharacterized protein LOC143343781 isoform X1 codes for MKACSMNYKKIAPILHGSGMPRSERRWRSFVLSLAILVTLSCCAGRARKAPSVKRSIKSSRVYKLNNDESPFNYVEHEWEEGNLHIGRNGKPWNSVSVQQQKENVYVHEFPSVNFTSNDTKSNQLLIHNEETLSHKRFKRGVIHLYNMVVCATGCNPLSYKGYGCYCGFLGSGYVIDGIDRCCKMHDWCYDATECPMFSEYFVPYYWRCYHGYKPVCAVEHGNWGGSGSCAQRLCECDRSFAECLKRFPCPTTKAVCTSSPWRLVQNLFMVM; via the exons ATGAAAGCGTGCTCGATGAATTATAAAAAGATCGCACCGATTCTTCATGGCTCTGGAATGCCTCGATCGGAACGTCGATGGAGATCCTTCGTCTTATCACTCGCGATACTCGTGACATTGTCTTGTTGCGCTGGTCGTG CTAGGAAAGCACCAAGCGTTAAAAGATCGATTAAAAGTAGCAGAGTGTACAAATTAAACAATGATGAATCGCCCTTTAATTACGTAGAACATGAATGGGAAGAAGGAAATCTTCATATAGGACGAAATGGGAAACCATGGAATTCAGTATCTGTGCAACAGCAGAAGGAAAATGTATATGTTCATGAATTCCCTTCTGTTAATTTTACCTCCAACGATACAAAGAGTAATCAATTATT AATACATAATGAAGAGACTTTATCTCATAAAAGATTTAAAAGGGGTGTAATACATCTTTATAACATGGTAGTTTgtgctactggatgcaatcctttATCCTATAAAGGATATGGATGTTATTGTGGTTTTTTAGGTTCAGGATATGTCATAGATGGGATAGATAG GTGTTGTAAAATGCATGACTGGTGCTATGATGCTACGGAATGCCCAATGTTTTCAGAGTACTTTGTACCATATTATTGGAGATGTTACCATGGTTATAAGCCCGTATGCG CTGTGGAACACGGGAACTGGGGAGGATCTGGATCATGTGCCCAACGGTTATGCGAATGCGATCGTTCGTTCGCTGAATGTTTAAAACGTTTCCCCTGCCCAACAACCAAGGCTGTGTGCACTTCGTCGCCTTGGAGATTGGTACAAAATCTTTTTATGGTCATGTGA
- the LOC143343973 gene encoding transmembrane emp24 domain-containing protein 7 — protein MDYWSICLLFVSLFGTILQTGGVELTFELPDNAKQCFFQEIEKNATVMLEFQVVTGGQYDVDVTLEAPNKEIIYSQIKTQFDSRQFTAPMTGAYQACFSNEFSTFSHKLVYMDFRVNDQLPLAGLGEHVTVMTQMESSAEEVHKNLNNILDYQTHHRLREAQGRKRAEDLNDHVFIWSAMETVTILIISVGQVMILKAFFTERKA, from the exons ATGGACTACTGGTCGATCTGCCTGTTATTCGTCTCGCTGTTCGGTACGATATTACAAACTGGTGGCGTCGAGCTAACCTTTGAACTACCCGACAATGCGAAACAATGTTTCTTTCAGGAAATCGAGAAAAATGCAACGGTTATGCTCGAATTTCAG GTCGTGACTGGTGGACAATATGATGTAGATGTAACTTTGGAAGCTCCAAATAAAGAGATCATCTATTCGCAAATAAAAACACAGTTTGATTCGCGGCAATTTACAGCCCCAATGACTGGAGCATATCAAGCTTGTTTCAGCAATGAGTTCTCTACATTTTCACATAAGCTTGTTTACATGGATTTTCGAGTAAATGACCAACTACCGCTTGCTGGTCTTGGGGAACATGTGACTGTTATGACTCAg ATGGAATCTTCTGCGGAAGAGGTGCACAAgaatttgaataatattttagattatcaaACACATCATCGATTAAGAGAAGCACAAGGTCGTAAACGTGCAGAGGATTTGAATGATCATGTATTCATATGGTCTGCTATGGAAACAGTAACAATTTTGATCATATCGGTAGGGCAGGTGATGATTCTAAAGGCTTTCTTCACAGAGAGGAAAGCTTAG
- the LOC143343781 gene encoding uncharacterized protein LOC143343781 isoform X2 gives MKACSMNYKKIAPILHGSGMPRSERRWRSFVLSLAILVTLSCCAGRARKAPSVKRSIKSSRVYKLNNDESPFNYVEHEWEEGNLHIGRNGKPWNSVSVQQQKENVYVHEFPSVNFTSNDTKSNQLLIHNEETLSHKRFKRGVIHLYNMVVCATGCNPLSYKGYGCYCGFLGSGYVIDGIDRCCKMHDWCYDATECPMFSEYFVPYYWRCYHGYKPLWNTGTGEDLDHVPNGYANAIVRSLNV, from the exons ATGAAAGCGTGCTCGATGAATTATAAAAAGATCGCACCGATTCTTCATGGCTCTGGAATGCCTCGATCGGAACGTCGATGGAGATCCTTCGTCTTATCACTCGCGATACTCGTGACATTGTCTTGTTGCGCTGGTCGTG CTAGGAAAGCACCAAGCGTTAAAAGATCGATTAAAAGTAGCAGAGTGTACAAATTAAACAATGATGAATCGCCCTTTAATTACGTAGAACATGAATGGGAAGAAGGAAATCTTCATATAGGACGAAATGGGAAACCATGGAATTCAGTATCTGTGCAACAGCAGAAGGAAAATGTATATGTTCATGAATTCCCTTCTGTTAATTTTACCTCCAACGATACAAAGAGTAATCAATTATT AATACATAATGAAGAGACTTTATCTCATAAAAGATTTAAAAGGGGTGTAATACATCTTTATAACATGGTAGTTTgtgctactggatgcaatcctttATCCTATAAAGGATATGGATGTTATTGTGGTTTTTTAGGTTCAGGATATGTCATAGATGGGATAGATAG GTGTTGTAAAATGCATGACTGGTGCTATGATGCTACGGAATGCCCAATGTTTTCAGAGTACTTTGTACCATATTATTGGAGATGTTACCATGGTTATAAGCCC CTGTGGAACACGGGAACTGGGGAGGATCTGGATCATGTGCCCAACGGTTATGCGAATGCGATCGTTCGTTCGCTGAATGTTTAA
- the LOC143343700 gene encoding uncharacterized protein LOC143343700 translates to MTRKCIMCKETNYRNTYSFFSAPKDPETRKKWQNVISIENYAVTDDTYVCSKHFSEDDIITHWVSGVPPHVITIKYKKCRLRPGAVPSKYNAEDETTKLESCDSDLNIKYYSSCKVRKTSTSEEKKRDFLIPRTDEKLQINCNENCKITSSHRESSRKFDDYDCSLNRNSLTKKELSENGSNTSKIHEESKVKECLEKNLKHMKRIKTVYQKEDSITSDTNSTKDMNSENRREVQTQTCKEDNYLSMSKNISEPSSILFNVSEGDDTPVQLWGEEKTKENISFNEEPVGGSLKKTEDLYAENQIENNLNYDQLNTCYSMYNDIEDSEMLFEDLLEVCTELLLPPGWSCLVTSKGHSTTIVYLYMAMTKNGMPFAEKQVFIKSDMILHCAAVNREINPLIHNLIREGKHLKVQNLLDVEEFIDEFDQRTICQGIYNTEGFQKVSDIKVAYKDGIKWRHISCPLIVNNDSLRCTRCITLAHKLQHRSKSSHSFSYNLPIFTKKKQKVYTIRQKYKCTRKHDRRYEFIKTFKE, encoded by the exons ATGACGCGAAAGTGTATAATGTGCAAAGAAACCAACTACAGGAATACTTACAGCTTTTTCTCAGCGccaaaagatccagaaacacgtAAAAAATGGCAAAATGTAATTTCCATTGAAAATTATGCTGTTACTGACGATACATATGTTTGCAGCAAACATTTCAGCGAAGACGATATTATTACACATTGGGTTAGTGGTGTACCACCACATGTTATAACG attaaatataaaaaatgtagaTTACGACCAGGTGCTGTGCCCAGTAAATATAATGCTGAAGACGAAACAACCAAACTTGAATCTTGTGATTCTGATTTAAACATAAAGTATTATTCATCATGTAAGGTAAGAAAAACAAGTACATCTGAAGAAAAGAAAAGGGATTTTCTGATACCCAGAACTgatgaaaaattacaaataaattgtAATGAGAATTGTAAAATTACATCTTCACATCGTGAATCATCTCGTAAATTTGATGATTATGATTGTTCGCTGAATAGAAACTCATTGACTAAAAAAGAATTGTCAGAAAATGGCTCAAATACAAGTAAGATACACGAGGAATCTAAAGTTAAAGAATGTCTTGAAAAAAATTTAAAGCATATGAAACGAATTAAAACGGTATATCAAAAAGAAGACAGTATTACTTCTGACACAAACTCGACTAAAGACATGAATTCTGAAAATAGAAGGGAAGTACAAACCCAAACATGTAAAGAAGATAATTATTTGAGCATGTCTAAAAATATATCAGAACCTTCCTCGATACTTTTTAATGTTTCTGAAGGAGATGATACACCAGTACAATTATGGGGAGaagaaaaaacaaaagaaaatatttcttttaatgaAGAGCCAGTGGGTGGTAGTTTAAAAAAAACAGAAGATTTGTACGCAGAAaaccaaatagaaaataatttaaattatgatcAGTTAAACACATGTTATTCTATGTATAACGATATTGAAGATAGTGAAATGTTATTTGAAGATTTACTTGAAGTATGCACCGAATTATTATTACCGCCCGGTTGGTCTTGTTTAGTAACTTCGAAGGGGCATAGTACCACAATTGTGTATCTGTACAtggcaatgaccaaaaatggaatGCCTTTTGCAGAGAAGCAAGTTTTTATAAAGAGTGATATGATATTACATTGTGCTGCTGTAAATAGGGAAATTAATCCACTTATTCATAATCTGATAAGGGAAGGAAAACATTTAAAAGTACAAAATTTATTAGATGTAGAAGAATTTATTGATGAATTTGATCAAAGAACCATTTGTCAAG gtATATACAATACTGAAGGGTTTCAAAAAGTTTCTGATATAAAAGTAGCTTATAAAGATGGCATAAAATGGAGACATATTTCATGTCCATTAATAGTGAATAATGATTCGTTAAGATGTACGAGATGCATTACTTTAGCTCATAAATTACAACACAGATCAAAAAGTTCTCATTCTTTTTCTTACAATCTTcctatatttacaaaaaaaaaacagaaagtaTATACAATTCGCCAAAAATACAAATGTACAAGGAAACACGACCGTAGATATGAATTTATAAAAACATTCAAggaataa
- the LOC143343779 gene encoding CDK5RAP3 protein homolog isoform X2: MLYKICLHTMKLQNCYLVLETEADTKNMFGRYGSQRMKDWQEIVRAYEKDNLYLAEVAQVLIRNVNYEVPSTKKQIQKLEQIQTDLEKKEAEYKESENTARSDFNTFCNRLGISGNQIMQELSERVKVLPEIYEQIAKKTKLLEKGVEFYRDFLNYTLGIGSDCCVPMIKYVIENGNTTTYEWVYGVAPLSINEPPLNICFYDADIEKRRKEYIDNLKTVYGDTDLNGDNIVLDSDVNLDVGGEIDWGDGNVEVVPENIDWGDENVEEVVPENIDYNISLEESGIVVEAAGHDGGIANDTEAYTILDNPSTRTDFIDQLYELEAFFTFRLRELKSDDSVNFLSFNQLQLSSSILQHSTSESTQNMLDNVKVILSEILDTKVQLLHHIKHSKRHVNGIVDSIKENLCLIDKMVVLQRTMRRKREKTAEEANALRPLLQLVIQRTKELQAEIEQDISKKYKNRIVHLTGGISTL, from the exons ATGCTATACAAGATATGCCTGCACACAATGAAATTGCAAAACTGTTATCTGGTGCTT GAAACTGAAGCAGATACAAAAAATATGTTTGGGAGGTATGGATCACAGAGGATGAAAGATTGGCAAGAAATAGTACGTGCATATGAGAAAGATAATTTATATCTTGCAGAGGTTGCACAAGTACTTATAAGAAATGTTAATTATGAAGTTCCAAGTACTAAAAAGCAAATTCAAAAATTGGAGCAAATACAAACT GACTTGGAAAAAAAAGAAGCAGAATATAAAGAATCAGAAAATACAGCCAGATCAGACTTCAATACATTCTGTAATCGATTAGGTATTTCTGGCAATCAAATTATGCAAGAGCTATCAGAGAGAGTGAAAGTACTTCCAGAAATTTATGAACAGatagcgaaaaaaacgaaattattagaaaaaggTGTAGAGTTTTATCgtgattttttaaattacactTTGGGTATAGGAAGTGATTGTTGTGTTCCCATGATAAAATATGTAATTG AGAATGGAAATACTACTACATATGAATGGGTTTATGGAGTAGCCCCATTATCAATTAACGAGCCTCCTTTAAATATATGTTTTTATGACGCTGATATAGAGAAGAGGAGAAAGGAATATATTGATAATCTT AAAACTGTTTATGGTGACACTGACTTAAACGGAGATAATATAGTTTTGGACAGTGACGTTAATTTAGATGTCGGAGGTGAAATTGATTGGGGTGATGGAAATGTAGAAGTTGTAcctgaaaatatagattggggtGATGAAAATGTAGAGGAAGTTGTACCTGAAAATATAGATTATAATATTTCTTTGGAAGAATCTGGCATAGTCGTAGAAGCAGCTGGTCACGATGGTGGAATTGCGAACGACACAGAAGCGTACACAATCCTTGATAATCCATCTACCAGAACCGATTTTATCGATCAATTGTACGAG TTAGAAGCATTCTTTACATTTCGTTTACGTGAGTTGAAAAGCGACGATAGTGTTAATTTTTTAAGCTTCAATCAACTGCAGTTATCATCTTCTATTTTACAACATTCTACGTCAGAGAGCACACAAAATATGTTAGACAATGTTAAAGTTATTTTATCTGAAATTTTGGATACTAAGGTCCAATTATTACACCACATTAAACATTCTAAGAG ACACGTAAATGGTATAGTTGACtcaataaaagaaaatttatgcTTAATTGACAAAATGGTAGTTTTGCAAAGAACTATGAGACGAAAAAGGGAAAAAACTGCAGAAGAAGCTAATGCTCTTCGTCCTCTTCTACAGCTTGTTATCCAAAGGACAAAGGAATTGCAAGCAGag ATAGAACAAGATATTTCGAAGAAATATAAAAACAGAATTGTACATTTAACGGGAGGTATAAGTACTTTGTAA
- the LOC143343779 gene encoding CDK5RAP3 protein homolog isoform X3, whose amino-acid sequence MFGRYGSQRMKDWQEIVRAYEKDNLYLAEVAQVLIRNVNYEVPSTKKQIQKLEQIQTDLEKKEAEYKESENTARSDFNTFCNRLGISGNQIMQELSERVKVLPEIYEQIAKKTKLLEKGVEFYRDFLNYTLGIGSDCCVPMIKYVIENGNTTTYEWVYGVAPLSINEPPLNICFYDADIEKRRKEYIDNLKTVYGDTDLNGDNIVLDSDVNLDVGGEIDWGDGNVEVVPENIDWGDENVEEVVPENIDYNISLEESGIVVEAAGHDGGIANDTEAYTILDNPSTRTDFIDQLYELEAFFTFRLRELKSDDSVNFLSFNQLQLSSSILQHSTSESTQNMLDNVKVILSEILDTKVQLLHHIKHSKRHVNGIVDSIKENLCLIDKMVVLQRTMRRKREKTAEEANALRPLLQLVIQRTKELQAEIEQDISKKYKNRIVHLTGGISTL is encoded by the exons ATGTTTGGGAGGTATGGATCACAGAGGATGAAAGATTGGCAAGAAATAGTACGTGCATATGAGAAAGATAATTTATATCTTGCAGAGGTTGCACAAGTACTTATAAGAAATGTTAATTATGAAGTTCCAAGTACTAAAAAGCAAATTCAAAAATTGGAGCAAATACAAACT GACTTGGAAAAAAAAGAAGCAGAATATAAAGAATCAGAAAATACAGCCAGATCAGACTTCAATACATTCTGTAATCGATTAGGTATTTCTGGCAATCAAATTATGCAAGAGCTATCAGAGAGAGTGAAAGTACTTCCAGAAATTTATGAACAGatagcgaaaaaaacgaaattattagaaaaaggTGTAGAGTTTTATCgtgattttttaaattacactTTGGGTATAGGAAGTGATTGTTGTGTTCCCATGATAAAATATGTAATTG AGAATGGAAATACTACTACATATGAATGGGTTTATGGAGTAGCCCCATTATCAATTAACGAGCCTCCTTTAAATATATGTTTTTATGACGCTGATATAGAGAAGAGGAGAAAGGAATATATTGATAATCTT AAAACTGTTTATGGTGACACTGACTTAAACGGAGATAATATAGTTTTGGACAGTGACGTTAATTTAGATGTCGGAGGTGAAATTGATTGGGGTGATGGAAATGTAGAAGTTGTAcctgaaaatatagattggggtGATGAAAATGTAGAGGAAGTTGTACCTGAAAATATAGATTATAATATTTCTTTGGAAGAATCTGGCATAGTCGTAGAAGCAGCTGGTCACGATGGTGGAATTGCGAACGACACAGAAGCGTACACAATCCTTGATAATCCATCTACCAGAACCGATTTTATCGATCAATTGTACGAG TTAGAAGCATTCTTTACATTTCGTTTACGTGAGTTGAAAAGCGACGATAGTGTTAATTTTTTAAGCTTCAATCAACTGCAGTTATCATCTTCTATTTTACAACATTCTACGTCAGAGAGCACACAAAATATGTTAGACAATGTTAAAGTTATTTTATCTGAAATTTTGGATACTAAGGTCCAATTATTACACCACATTAAACATTCTAAGAG ACACGTAAATGGTATAGTTGACtcaataaaagaaaatttatgcTTAATTGACAAAATGGTAGTTTTGCAAAGAACTATGAGACGAAAAAGGGAAAAAACTGCAGAAGAAGCTAATGCTCTTCGTCCTCTTCTACAGCTTGTTATCCAAAGGACAAAGGAATTGCAAGCAGag ATAGAACAAGATATTTCGAAGAAATATAAAAACAGAATTGTACATTTAACGGGAGGTATAAGTACTTTGTAA